From the genome of Streptomyces sp. NBC_01317, one region includes:
- a CDS encoding PstS family phosphate ABC transporter substrate-binding protein: MEWFSTENVVALGTALLGILASLGVLWFERRVPAHRRIGYRIQLDTPVGSAERSGRAGVRLGFFQDNPHLSDATLVLLRIENDGSQSIGDGDYTGRELHGLTAVFTSRTIHGLAVTTPPGDEHLLDHFTPAAGLRHAEDTVYLPRVPLNRGRHFKLLVLLTGGAVGDPIRVAGGLRDGDVSLNRSTTPDDTPPLFSRASSMITMLLTVCVVILASIIVVRDDAPPPMGCARGSLTITGSTAFAPVAEELAAKYEQDCAGSTITVDARSSRDGVRELDERGAAAKGGSPALIALSDGPKTAGFGRLRENRVAVSVFTLVVNDSVPLKSLSTTDVRRLYRGDVSNWNQLRGPGRVRGPDLPIVLVSRNSESGTRDIFQRRVLHAFEQAYSSTDCRHKDDTTAKVFRCELGSTDRVLATVADTPGAIGYTDLRSGSTPDGLHPLALDGRTASVDAIADSAYPYREIEYAYTYGDPPADSLVSSFLNYLMRGSGQDVVRTHGHLPCASPEGLRICAEMG, encoded by the coding sequence GTGGAGTGGTTCAGTACGGAAAACGTCGTCGCGCTGGGCACGGCGCTGCTCGGCATTCTCGCCTCACTGGGCGTGCTCTGGTTCGAGCGCCGCGTGCCCGCCCACCGGCGCATCGGTTACCGGATCCAGCTGGACACGCCGGTCGGCAGCGCGGAACGCAGCGGCCGGGCCGGCGTACGCCTCGGCTTCTTCCAGGACAACCCGCACCTCTCCGACGCCACGCTGGTCCTGCTGCGCATAGAGAACGACGGCTCGCAGAGCATCGGCGACGGCGACTACACGGGGCGCGAACTCCACGGTCTGACCGCGGTGTTCACCTCCCGTACGATCCACGGTCTCGCGGTCACCACCCCGCCGGGCGACGAGCATCTGCTGGACCACTTCACCCCGGCCGCCGGTCTGCGCCACGCCGAGGACACCGTCTACCTCCCGCGTGTCCCGCTCAACCGGGGCCGGCACTTCAAACTCCTCGTCCTGCTCACCGGCGGCGCGGTCGGCGATCCGATCCGGGTCGCGGGCGGGCTCAGGGACGGGGACGTGTCCCTGAACCGCAGCACCACGCCGGACGACACCCCGCCGCTGTTCAGCAGGGCGTCCAGCATGATCACGATGTTGCTGACCGTCTGCGTGGTCATCCTCGCGTCGATCATCGTCGTACGGGACGACGCGCCGCCCCCGATGGGCTGCGCGCGGGGCAGCCTGACCATCACCGGATCCACCGCCTTCGCGCCGGTCGCCGAGGAACTGGCGGCGAAGTACGAACAGGACTGCGCGGGCTCCACCATCACGGTCGACGCCCGCAGCAGCCGCGACGGGGTCAGGGAGCTGGACGAGCGCGGCGCCGCGGCGAAGGGCGGTTCGCCCGCCCTGATCGCCCTGTCCGACGGTCCCAAGACGGCCGGCTTCGGCCGGCTGCGCGAGAACCGGGTCGCGGTCTCCGTCTTCACCCTCGTCGTGAACGACAGCGTGCCGCTGAAGAGCCTCTCGACCACGGACGTACGCCGTCTCTACCGCGGGGACGTGTCGAACTGGAACCAGCTGCGCGGCCCCGGCCGGGTACGCGGCCCCGACCTGCCGATCGTCCTGGTGAGCCGCAACTCGGAGTCCGGCACCCGGGACATCTTCCAGCGCCGGGTGCTCCACGCGTTCGAGCAGGCGTACTCCTCCACCGACTGCCGTCACAAGGACGACACCACGGCCAAGGTCTTCCGCTGCGAACTCGGCAGCACGGACCGGGTCCTGGCCACCGTCGCCGACACACCGGGCGCGATCGGGTACACGGACCTGCGCTCCGGATCCACCCCCGACGGGCTCCACCCGCTGGCGCTCGACGGGCGGACCGCGTCCGTGGACGCGATCGCGGACAGCGCGTACCCGTACCGCGAGATCGAGTACGCGTACACGTACGGCGATCCGCCGGCCGACTCGCTCGTCTCCAGTTTCCTCAACTACCTGATGAGGGGCAGCGGCCAGGACGTGGTCCGTACGCACGGGCACCTGCCGTGCGCGTCACCGGAAGGGCTGCGGATCTGCGCGGAGATGGGGTAG
- a CDS encoding LysR family transcriptional regulator, with protein sequence MADLAPHELRILVAVADAGGFSAAAGVLGLTQSAVSHSVRSSETKVGAVLFERSGRGARPTAAGAGAVAHARRILRLLDVLVAEARGAARGAGAETPAGPLRIAAFRSAALHLLPAALERLRARHPGIDPEVRIVREVGPGAAGEVAAGRADLGIATIGTRVPMPAGLVRSVLIEEPYALVHPAGHPDPRALPLVDWAENCTSYTKAWWAAQDWIPRATVEAEDDGAVLSMVSSGLGMAIMPALSLTGAPPTIEITALGPDRPTRAVGYVTTPEQSRTRAVRALVRELRALPAPRGRRDGTARAAGTAA encoded by the coding sequence ATGGCCGACCTGGCCCCGCACGAACTCCGCATCCTGGTGGCGGTCGCGGACGCGGGTGGTTTCTCCGCGGCGGCCGGGGTGCTGGGGCTGACGCAGTCCGCCGTGTCGCACTCGGTGCGGAGCAGTGAGACCAAAGTCGGAGCGGTGCTCTTCGAACGGAGCGGGCGGGGAGCGCGGCCCACGGCGGCGGGGGCGGGCGCCGTGGCTCACGCCCGGCGCATCCTGCGGCTGTTGGACGTCCTGGTGGCGGAGGCCCGGGGCGCGGCGCGAGGCGCGGGCGCGGAGACGCCGGCGGGGCCCCTGCGGATCGCGGCCTTCCGCAGCGCGGCGCTGCACCTGCTGCCGGCCGCGCTGGAACGGCTGAGGGCCCGTCATCCGGGGATCGACCCGGAGGTGCGGATCGTACGGGAGGTGGGGCCGGGGGCGGCGGGCGAGGTGGCGGCGGGGCGGGCGGACCTGGGCATCGCCACGATCGGCACGCGCGTGCCGATGCCGGCGGGGCTGGTCCGGTCGGTCCTGATCGAGGAGCCGTACGCGCTGGTGCACCCGGCGGGCCACCCGGATCCGAGAGCGCTCCCGCTGGTGGACTGGGCGGAGAACTGCACGTCGTACACGAAGGCCTGGTGGGCGGCGCAGGACTGGATCCCGCGCGCGACGGTGGAGGCGGAGGACGACGGAGCGGTGCTCTCGATGGTGAGCAGCGGTCTGGGCATGGCGATCATGCCCGCGCTCTCCCTGACCGGAGCACCGCCCACCATCGAGATCACCGCGCTCGGCCCGGACCGCCCGACCCGCGCGGTCGGCTACGTGACCACTCCCGAACAGTCCCGCACCCGCGCGGTCCGCGCCCTGGTCCGGGAACTGCGGGCGCTACCTGCGCCGCGCGGCCGCCGTGACGGCACGGCGCGGGCCGCGGGCACAGCGGCCTGA
- a CDS encoding NADP-dependent oxidoreductase produces MTVKTPPTATPATAIAVHQTARPHGFPTPDLFAFVKSPVPSPAPGTALVENLYLSVDPYHREMMDGGFALDAPLEGRALGRVLLSRDPGLAQGDLVFHRQGWRTHARVTLGAAGTRKLRRYEGVPLVAYLSILGGTGLTAYVALTRTLRLAEGEDLFVSAAAGGVGTAAGRIARLLGAGRIIGSTGSAAKAAYLTGQVGYDAAFDYHEGPVGESLAKAAPDGIDAYLDNVGGTHLEGAISALREYGRIARVGTVAQYNATEPPAAPRNLPDMVEKSLRMEGMHVRNHTALQGELEDFLVPHLRSGRISPDVTVTEGFGGTVHAFLGMLRGDNTGKAVVHVA; encoded by the coding sequence ATGACCGTCAAGACGCCTCCCACCGCCACCCCCGCGACCGCCATCGCCGTGCACCAGACCGCCCGCCCCCACGGCTTCCCGACCCCGGACCTCTTCGCGTTCGTGAAGAGTCCCGTGCCGTCACCGGCCCCCGGCACCGCGCTCGTGGAGAACCTCTACCTCTCCGTGGATCCGTACCACCGCGAGATGATGGACGGCGGCTTCGCGCTGGACGCGCCGCTGGAGGGCCGGGCCCTCGGCCGTGTGCTGCTCTCCAGGGACCCGGGTCTCGCCCAGGGCGACCTGGTCTTCCACCGCCAGGGCTGGCGCACCCACGCACGGGTCACCCTGGGCGCCGCGGGCACCAGGAAGCTGCGGCGGTACGAGGGCGTTCCGCTCGTCGCGTACCTGAGCATCCTCGGCGGCACCGGCCTCACGGCCTACGTCGCGCTGACCCGTACCCTGCGCCTCGCGGAGGGCGAGGACCTGTTCGTCTCGGCCGCCGCCGGAGGCGTGGGCACCGCGGCCGGCCGCATCGCGCGGCTGCTCGGCGCCGGCCGGATCATCGGGAGCACGGGCTCGGCGGCCAAGGCCGCGTACCTCACCGGCCAGGTCGGCTACGACGCGGCCTTCGACTACCACGAGGGCCCGGTGGGGGAGTCCCTCGCCAAGGCGGCGCCCGACGGGATCGACGCCTACCTCGACAACGTCGGCGGGACGCACCTGGAGGGCGCGATCTCCGCGCTGCGTGAGTACGGGCGGATCGCCCGGGTGGGCACGGTCGCCCAGTACAACGCCACCGAGCCTCCCGCGGCCCCGCGCAATCTCCCGGACATGGTGGAGAAGAGCCTGCGGATGGAGGGCATGCATGTCCGGAACCACACAGCCCTGCAAGGCGAGTTGGAGGACTTCCTGGTCCCGCATCTGCGCAGCGGGCGGATCAGCCCCGATGTGACGGTCACCGAGGGCTTCGGCGGGACCGTGCACGCCTTCCTCGGCATGCTGCGCGGCGACAACACCGGCAAGGCGGTCGTCCACGTCGCCTGA
- a CDS encoding inorganic phosphate transporter encodes MDHITFLVAIVIVTALAFDFTNGFHDTANAMATSIATGALRPKVAVLISGVLNVVGAFLSTEVAKTISGGIVNDSLVTPGMIFAGLIGAILWNLSTWLMGLPSSSSHALFGGLIGAVWVGAGRQGVHFEKVVEKILLPAVASPLIAGAAALMATYLAYRLTHRGRRSSVDRGFRLGQIASASLVSLAHGTNDAQKTMGIITLTLISAGALGPGAGPPAWVIGSAGLSIGLGTYLGGWRIIRTMGKGLTDIRAPQGFAAESSATTVILTSAHLGFALSTTQVCAGGILGAGLGRRLAHVRWGTAGRMVAAWCVTLPAAAAVGALAASVVVNGGTLGIVVVAVVAAALAAFIFIMSRRTRVTSRNVNDDHAVAVRPGPAKANV; translated from the coding sequence ATGGACCACATCACGTTCCTCGTGGCAATAGTGATCGTGACCGCGCTCGCGTTCGACTTCACCAACGGATTTCACGACACCGCGAACGCGATGGCCACCTCCATCGCCACCGGAGCCCTGCGTCCCAAGGTCGCGGTCCTCATCAGCGGGGTCCTCAACGTGGTGGGCGCGTTCCTGTCCACGGAGGTCGCGAAGACGATCTCCGGGGGCATCGTGAACGACAGTCTCGTCACCCCCGGGATGATCTTCGCGGGGCTGATCGGCGCCATCCTGTGGAATCTGTCGACCTGGCTGATGGGCCTCCCCTCCAGTTCCTCGCACGCGCTGTTCGGCGGGCTGATCGGCGCCGTGTGGGTCGGGGCGGGCCGGCAGGGCGTGCACTTCGAGAAGGTGGTCGAGAAGATCCTCCTTCCCGCCGTGGCCTCCCCGCTCATCGCGGGGGCCGCCGCGCTGATGGCCACGTACCTCGCCTACCGCCTCACCCACCGGGGGCGGCGGTCCTCGGTGGACCGCGGATTCCGGCTCGGGCAGATCGCCTCCGCGTCCCTCGTCTCGCTGGCGCACGGCACCAACGACGCGCAAAAGACCATGGGGATCATCACCCTCACCCTGATCTCGGCGGGCGCGCTCGGGCCCGGTGCCGGGCCGCCCGCGTGGGTGATCGGCTCGGCGGGGCTCTCCATCGGGCTCGGTACGTATCTGGGCGGCTGGCGGATCATCAGGACGATGGGCAAGGGACTCACGGACATCCGCGCCCCGCAGGGCTTCGCGGCGGAGTCCTCCGCGACCACCGTCATCCTCACCTCCGCCCATCTCGGCTTCGCCCTGTCCACCACCCAGGTCTGCGCCGGAGGCATCCTCGGCGCGGGACTGGGCCGCAGGCTCGCCCACGTCCGCTGGGGAACGGCCGGCCGCATGGTCGCCGCCTGGTGCGTGACCCTGCCCGCCGCCGCGGCTGTCGGCGCGCTCGCCGCGAGTGTGGTCGTGAACGGCGGCACGCTCGGGATCGTGGTCGTCGCCGTCGTCGCCGCGGCTCTCGCCGCGTTCATCTTCATCATGTCCCGGCGCACCCGCGTCACCTCCCGCAATGTCAACGACGACCACGCGGTGGCCGTCCGCCCGGGGCCCGCCAAGGCGAATGTCTGA
- a CDS encoding nuclear transport factor 2 family protein, whose product MTTEDGPARTDTTAGRGGTGGGIDGGPESARAVEAAIEGELRLLDPEVRSSPALVSALLDPEFVEFGASGARWDATSVLGVTGDGSVTEGAPVGVTALAGRLLAPGLVHLTYVSAHAGRRVRRSSIWRLTSDGWRLYFHQGTGTGGTDV is encoded by the coding sequence ATGACGACGGAGGACGGACCGGCCCGGACCGACACCACCGCTGGCAGGGGCGGGACCGGTGGCGGCATCGACGGGGGCCCGGAGTCGGCGCGCGCCGTGGAGGCCGCGATCGAAGGGGAGTTGCGGCTCCTCGACCCGGAGGTACGGTCGTCGCCGGCGCTCGTCTCGGCGCTCCTCGACCCGGAGTTCGTGGAGTTCGGGGCGTCGGGGGCCCGCTGGGACGCCACGTCGGTCCTGGGGGTCACCGGCGACGGTTCCGTGACGGAGGGGGCGCCGGTCGGCGTCACCGCTCTGGCGGGGCGGCTGCTCGCTCCGGGGCTCGTCCATCTGACGTACGTCTCGGCCCACGCGGGCCGCCGGGTTCGCCGCAGCTCGATCTGGCGCCTGACCTCCGACGGCTGGCGCCTGTACTTCCACCAGGGCACCGGGACGGGCGGCACGGACGTCTGA